The Triticum aestivum cultivar Chinese Spring chromosome 4B, IWGSC CS RefSeq v2.1, whole genome shotgun sequence sequence ATTTGAAAGACAGATTCTTAATGCGTAAGCTCGACCTGCAGGTGCCAAGCAGGTTTTAGCACGTTTTGAGACACCCTTCTTCACAGAAATCGGCGGGGCAACATCACTAGCAGGGCCTCCCCCCCTCCCCAGCAGCCACAACTGGGGGGGCAGGGGGAGCCGCAGTGGCCTCTTTAGCCTTGGCCAAAGCCGCCTGAGCCACCTCATTGGCCCTAATGAGAGCAATCAGGGAAGAGGGCGATCCAAGATTATGATCAAGAGAGATGCCAGAGTCCGCAAGAACCTTAGTCAAATGCTCATCCGAGTACGAAGGCAATACAAGCTTAGTAGGTGAAGAGATGTTATGAACCACCGGGGAAGGGGCTGGAGGAATACCTGAAGCAGGGAGATCACGAGCAGCCGCACGCCTAGCCGCCTTGTCCGCCACCTGCATTATCATTTTTGACCTGCTGATCATAGAACAATCGTTCTATGGTAGTAAAAATTATTTACAACAAAGTCCACAAGCAGTAGCTCACCCAATACCAACTCTAGAAAACATCATATAGTGTAAAATTAAAGAAAACTATCTATCCATCTCTGAATCTTTTTGGCCTTGGACATTTTAGCTCTGTACTGAGCTCTGATCAGTCCTTCCCGCATGTAGTACTTCCAACCCTGGATATGAGCAGCCGCATGTCTGAAGATCTTGCCATTGCGTACACACCAAATGCCCCAACAGCCTGCCAATATGATATCTAGTGCAATTCCTTGAGGAAGTTCAATTATGGTCATACAAATCTCATCAAAGATGGATGTGCCTCTCTTTTCATTGACAATAGTGTCCCAGCAGCTGAAACGCATTATCATTATAAAGTAGGGTCAAATAATTGGAAATAATAGGTACAGATTCTTCGCTCTGTATCCAAATATTGCATTTATCTCTTTCGCAGGAAAAAAGAAAACGACTACGATGCCTGCATTGCATGTAAGTTATTCTTCACGGGAAGCATCTATATCACCAGATCAGTAGTGGACAATCATATGATTGCACGCGTACATGTGTATCTCTGACCGATGCTATTTAATCCAGAGACCAGAGATATGTCTTTTGCAATCGAAGGATCGTCTGGATAATTCAGAGATAAGATTTTGCCATGGAAGGAACATCTGAAAGGTTTCCACATTATTTGCTATATGGATGGATATATTCCATTCGAGCACTATTTACAGTAAATTTATTAATGGGATATCTTTATTAATTGAGTTCCCCATTCATAAGCTTCTAGTTAGCCACATTCAGACCAACCAAAATGCAAGTTATCTTCTCCGGTTATACTACACTGATGTTCCTTCAAGAACTATCAACAACGAACCGGCTCGGTTTAGAACAATCCAATAGTTGTTCAGTTCTGTTTTCCTTTTCCATTAGTGTGATGTTTCGATCTTTATTTTTCTGCGTGGCAAAAAAAAGATGGTGTGTAGACGTGACATATTGGATCAATCACGAAACATGATTATAAACAACACGTGCAGTTTAGTCTCATGATTATGAAAAATTGTTCAGATGTTGTGGTCCATTACGGTTGCATCTACCATCACGTCGGATTTTGATCGAAAGATTTAAACCAAACTCGgtcgaattttttttattttttatttgcggGAGTCGGTGGAATTTAGTTGATATAATCCTCACATCAATTGTGTTGATCTCCAATCAGCTTCACACTGCAAAGCATAAAGAGTTAAAAGACAAAATATAACCATGGCACACTTTTCAGATAACCAACTTTCTTACTTCATAACCATGCAAACATTGCAATGCATAATCGATCCCCACAGATTCTCCTTGCTAAATGCTTTTCTCACTGACAACAGATTTGATACTAACATCACAATGGTTACCTACTCTTAAGTAATGAAATTAGCTGCCGGCGGCCGCGGGCGCCACGGCGCGGTCGGCCGAGCGCGCCGTGATGCACCGGTAGGCGACGGTGGCGAGCCAGAACGCCCAGGGGAGCGCCACGAGGCCCAGGCCGACGCAGGGGATCCATCCGGGCGCCTCGCTCGGCGGCAGCAGGACGTAGGCCACGaggcacccgccgccgccgagcacGGCGAGGAGCAGCAGCACCGTCACCACCCAAATCAACACGCTGCTGGCCGGCCGCCCGCACTGCTCCCCCTCCTGGGGCGGCGCCATTGGTCTATCGTCGCCGGTGGACCGGAGCTCAGAAAGACGCAAGGGCGGCGAGgacggacgcggaggcgctggtcAAGGAGAGCAAGAAGAGGGCGGCGTGCATCGCCAGTGTGGCCTCCGATCCTCACCTTGTTGCCTTCCTGTTCGTGGACCAAGAACAGAGAAAATGTGCCAAAAAAGTTCTGATCTGTTATGCTGTTTGCCCTTTTGTGGATCGAGGAATGCAAGAGGAGCAGCGACGGGGGAATGGCGGAGCGCTCAAACCAGGGTGGCCAAAATGGAGGGAGAGGTCAAGAGAGAATGGTGGCGAGTTAAGTGTGCATTCTATAATAAGCTACTTCTTCTTTTCTCACATGCTGCAAAACCAGTGATGTTGTTTTCTCTAGAATTAAACGCACAATAGATTTATAATGATCTAGGGGTAGCTTATAGCTATATTAAAAATATGGCTGTTGAAATATCTTTAATATAATTTAATTTATGGCaatgataaatcctgaacgttcGGATTTTAATCATGGGGacccgaacgtttttcatggcaactttagttcgcGTGAGGTTGGTAAACATTgcaattttctgacaaaaaaaCAAATTGGAACAAAGTTGCCATGGCTTAACAACTAAAATTGCCACCTCAcgtcaactaaagttgccatgtaaaAACGTTCGGGATGAAATGCTTAAAATACGAACGTTCGGATTTTATCGGGGTCCTTAATTTATTGATGACATATTAAAATCTTCTTCCAAAAAATCCAGTTATGCCCCTAAACTGTTGGTTTTACTCACTTGTCCATTTGAACTTGTTTCGGGCTCAACTAACCCCTATATCAGGGGCACTGTTGGAACTATATACTGTTCGTGCCGATTTCTAATAGGTCTTACCGCTGGCGTCCGTGCATTTGGACTGGCCCAGAAATCAGGTTTCTTAGCACCGTTCGTTCGCTCGGGCCGCATCAATATCTTATTTGACGCATGCTGTGTCAAATTGTCGACCTTTTGTTGACGCTCAAAAAGggcatgatcgcaaagagtgacttgaggCTGTAGCAAGATGAGGTCAAAtttatgagttcatgtcaccatttgatggcGCTCTTCAAGATAATCAAAGTAAATGTGAAGATGGATCAAAACGGAGCTCAAGTGTAAAAGATATGCCAATTTCGGAGATACTTGTGTTGACATCAGATTAGAAAATGGTATGGAATCTAATTAAGATGGCCTCTGATGAAAaaagttacaactgcaaagttcttcgtctcgtcgaaacggacgattttg is a genomic window containing:
- the LOC123094579 gene encoding uncharacterized protein, with the translated sequence MAPPQEGEQCGRPASSVLIWVVTVLLLLAVLGGGGCLVAYVLLPPSEAPGWIPCVGLGLVALPWAFWLATVAYRCITARSADRAVAPAAAGS